From Dethiosulfovibrio peptidovorans, the proteins below share one genomic window:
- a CDS encoding dihydroorotate dehydrogenase encodes MTLPVDDRLVTVIKQERAGEGVYALSLHCPSASVSAIPGQFVLIRDPSWGMDPLLMRPFAVAGVWEDRLEVVYRTVGRGTERLSRCLPGDELLLRGPVGRGFRAPASPPIYVAGTLGVAPLLFARQIFGGGRFILGVPDASWAPFVRWVLERCPEVEVFCDDGTIGTKGSALRGMSSGESSPILACGPMGMMTAMSSMDLVDVQVSLENRMACGIGACCGCVTAAEYGHLRVCAQGPVFDLKELRHHG; translated from the coding sequence ATGACCCTACCCGTTGACGACCGACTGGTCACGGTCATCAAACAAGAGAGGGCAGGGGAGGGAGTATATGCCCTGTCCCTTCACTGTCCTTCGGCCTCTGTCTCGGCCATCCCCGGTCAATTCGTCCTGATCAGAGACCCCTCGTGGGGGATGGACCCTCTCCTCATGCGCCCCTTCGCCGTTGCTGGAGTTTGGGAAGATCGCTTGGAGGTCGTCTATCGAACCGTTGGGCGAGGTACCGAGCGTCTTTCACGATGCCTCCCAGGGGACGAACTTCTCCTTCGGGGCCCTGTGGGCAGGGGCTTCCGTGCGCCTGCTTCACCTCCTATTTATGTCGCCGGTACCTTGGGTGTGGCGCCCTTGCTTTTTGCCCGTCAAATATTCGGTGGCGGACGTTTCATCCTTGGTGTTCCCGATGCCTCCTGGGCCCCGTTTGTCCGGTGGGTCCTTGAGCGGTGCCCCGAGGTAGAAGTTTTCTGCGATGACGGTACTATAGGCACCAAAGGGTCAGCTCTTCGGGGAATGAGCTCCGGCGAATCGTCGCCGATCCTGGCATGCGGCCCCATGGGCATGATGACCGCCATGAGCAGCATGGATCTGGTTGATGTCCAGGTTAGTCTTGAAAACCGTATGGCCTGCGGCATAGGCGCATGCTGTGGTTGCGTAACTGCCGCTGAGTATGGGCACCTTCGGGTGTGTGCCCAGGGACCGGTTTTCGACTTGAAGGAGTTGAGGCATCATGGCTGA
- a CDS encoding dihydroorotate dehydrogenase B catalytic subunit: MADLSVGIGALRLRSPVVLASGTWGYDEPLWREDLMTSVGAVCSKAITELPRDGNPGTRIWETPCGLLNSIGLQNTGIDDFVDRVIPLLKDRGTPLVANVSMEDEAGLNRMVERLLPLASDVSAIELNVSCPNVDHGCMSWGVSPDLTARATAMVRELWSGPLWVKMTPQAPNPGDVARSAQDSGADALVVANTWLGMAVDVQNRRPVFQRAVAGLSGPAVFPLALRLVWQVAGAVSIPVIGCGGVSSGENLLAMVMVGATAVEVGTGLFGDLHLPERILEQVASYMDEEGVTDLADLIGIAR, encoded by the coding sequence ATGGCTGATCTGTCTGTTGGGATCGGCGCTCTACGGCTCCGATCCCCCGTGGTCCTCGCGTCTGGGACCTGGGGATACGATGAGCCCCTTTGGCGAGAGGACCTCATGACCTCAGTGGGGGCCGTCTGCTCCAAGGCCATCACCGAACTCCCCCGGGATGGAAATCCCGGGACTCGGATTTGGGAAACTCCCTGCGGTCTTCTGAACAGTATCGGTCTTCAGAACACCGGTATAGACGATTTCGTGGATCGAGTGATCCCCCTGCTGAAAGATCGGGGAACACCGCTGGTGGCTAACGTGTCCATGGAGGACGAGGCCGGATTAAATCGGATGGTAGAGCGGCTCCTCCCTTTGGCCTCCGATGTGTCCGCCATTGAGCTGAACGTCTCCTGCCCCAACGTGGACCACGGATGCATGTCCTGGGGTGTGAGTCCCGACCTGACGGCTCGGGCGACAGCCATGGTTCGGGAACTGTGGAGTGGTCCCCTGTGGGTGAAGATGACCCCCCAGGCCCCGAATCCTGGAGACGTGGCTCGATCCGCTCAGGACTCCGGAGCCGACGCCTTGGTGGTTGCAAACACCTGGCTCGGGATGGCCGTCGATGTTCAGAATCGTCGTCCTGTCTTTCAGCGGGCCGTTGCCGGGCTCTCCGGACCGGCGGTCTTTCCCCTGGCCCTTCGCCTTGTCTGGCAGGTAGCCGGTGCCGTCTCCATTCCGGTAATAGGCTGCGGCGGCGTCTCCTCCGGTGAGAATCTTCTGGCCATGGTTATGGTGGGAGCTACGGCCGTGGAAGTGGGAACCGGTCTCTTTGGAGATCTTCACCTTCCCGAGAGAATATTGGAGCAAGTGGCGTCCTACATGGACGAAGAGGGTGTGACCGATCTTGCCGACCTGATCGGTATTGCCAGATGA
- a CDS encoding orotidine-5'-phosphate decarboxylase, with product MKDVEGGTPVDRDKDLPLILALDLDTLAGARGTLDIVRDRIRYVKIGPRLFALGGVPFVTEMVDYGFKVFLDLKLHDIPNTIRLAVQAFSDIGLWSLTLHAAGGRRMLEEAVSARDRSRSSMKLFGISVLTSFDDRLWNEATPGCPMTDALRSRSWLCDDVGLDGVVCSPLDLPIIGEGREGFLKVVPGVRLASSEDDQTRVATPAQAFKNGADYVVMGRPIYRADDLDQAMDRITSSIKEGLLS from the coding sequence ATGAAAGACGTGGAAGGAGGAACCCCTGTGGATAGAGATAAAGACTTGCCGTTGATCCTCGCCCTGGACCTCGACACTCTGGCCGGGGCCAGAGGCACGCTGGACATCGTTCGAGATCGAATCAGATACGTGAAGATAGGCCCCAGGCTTTTTGCTCTGGGAGGTGTTCCATTCGTGACCGAGATGGTGGACTACGGCTTTAAGGTCTTCCTGGATCTGAAGCTTCACGACATCCCCAACACAATTCGATTGGCTGTCCAGGCCTTCAGCGACATCGGGCTCTGGTCCTTGACCCTTCATGCTGCCGGAGGACGCCGGATGCTGGAGGAAGCCGTATCGGCTCGGGACCGCTCCCGGTCGTCCATGAAACTCTTTGGCATATCTGTCCTTACCAGCTTTGATGACCGCCTCTGGAACGAGGCTACTCCTGGTTGTCCCATGACTGATGCCCTGAGAAGCCGCTCCTGGCTCTGTGATGATGTTGGACTGGACGGGGTTGTCTGCTCCCCTCTTGATCTGCCTATCATCGGCGAAGGACGGGAGGGCTTCCTTAAGGTCGTCCCGGGAGTTCGTCTGGCCTCCTCGGAGGACGACCAGACCAGGGTTGCCACCCCCGCTCAGGCCTTTAAAAACGGTGCGGACTATGTGGTCATGGGGCGGCCAATCTACCGTGCCGACGATCTGGACCAGGCCATGGACCGGATCACCAGTTCCATAAAGGAGGGGCTACTGTCATGA
- a CDS encoding orotate phosphoribosyltransferase, with translation MTVQNTIEEMMIQSEAYLKGHFLLSSGKHSGHYMQCAMMLRCPDKAAFAGQAIAQALEGIAVDFVVSPAIGGLIIGHEVARGLGVPFLFCERENGAMTLRRFPVEPNQRFVVVEDVITTGGSAAEVGEHLRERGCIWEATACIVDRSGGAHRFDNDPISLWATSFPVYAPSNCPLCDQGKPLCKPGSRPGDR, from the coding sequence ATGACCGTTCAGAATACAATCGAGGAGATGATGATCCAGTCGGAAGCGTACCTCAAGGGACATTTTCTCCTCTCTTCGGGGAAACACAGCGGCCACTACATGCAGTGTGCCATGATGCTTCGCTGTCCTGATAAGGCAGCCTTTGCCGGTCAGGCCATCGCCCAGGCTCTGGAAGGGATTGCCGTGGATTTCGTTGTCTCGCCGGCCATCGGAGGGCTCATCATCGGTCATGAGGTCGCTCGAGGGCTGGGTGTGCCCTTTTTGTTCTGTGAGCGGGAGAACGGGGCCATGACCCTGCGCCGGTTCCCGGTAGAGCCCAACCAACGGTTTGTGGTGGTGGAGGATGTCATCACCACCGGCGGATCGGCTGCCGAGGTGGGGGAGCATCTCCGGGAACGTGGTTGCATCTGGGAGGCTACGGCCTGCATCGTCGATCGGAGCGGAGGAGCCCACCGGTTTGACAACGACCCCATCTCCCTGTGGGCGACCTCCTTCCCGGTCTACGCTCCGTCGAACTGTCCGCTGTGTGATCAGGGAAAACCCCTGTGCAAACCCGGCAGCCGTCCGGGGGACCGATGA
- the selD gene encoding selenide, water dikinase SelD → MHIVYNYDACFLYYAKEELSMARLTEMSQTSGUAAKIGPADLEEMLRSFPLPEDDRLITTWDCGEDAALWTIDDRRLGILTLDFITPVVDDPRQWGRIAAANAISDVFAMGGRPFIALNIVAFPVKALSLGTLKEVMKGGHEAVSEAGAFLAGGHSVEDQEPKYGLCVFGEVEREALWRVSGARPGDQLLLTKPLGSGILTTAVKADMLDNPRWADEAARWMGKLNCLPLDMPLDLRRTIHACTDVTGFGLVGHCLDMLSAGDVDLLLDVSSLPIMGGVLELAAMGLVPAGAYRNRDLYGEQVTGLNFAEERIDVLFDPQTSGGLLLATPPDAVDRVMDLARNSGCGECTLIGRFEQGDGALRVTEGM, encoded by the coding sequence ATGCATATAGTGTATAATTATGATGCATGTTTTTTATACTATGCGAAGGAGGAACTATCCATGGCTCGTCTCACGGAGATGTCTCAGACCAGCGGCTGAGCCGCCAAGATAGGTCCGGCGGACCTGGAAGAGATGCTTCGATCCTTTCCGCTTCCCGAGGATGACCGTCTCATCACGACATGGGACTGCGGAGAGGACGCCGCTTTGTGGACAATTGATGATCGTCGACTGGGAATTTTGACCTTGGATTTCATCACACCTGTGGTGGACGACCCCAGGCAATGGGGCCGGATCGCCGCTGCCAACGCCATCAGCGACGTTTTCGCCATGGGGGGGCGTCCGTTTATCGCCCTGAATATCGTCGCGTTTCCCGTGAAAGCCCTATCTCTTGGCACGTTGAAGGAGGTTATGAAGGGTGGGCACGAAGCGGTTTCGGAAGCAGGAGCTTTTTTGGCCGGTGGGCACAGCGTTGAGGACCAGGAGCCCAAGTACGGCTTATGCGTCTTCGGCGAGGTGGAACGAGAGGCTCTCTGGAGGGTAAGTGGGGCCAGACCCGGGGATCAGCTGCTCCTCACCAAGCCGCTGGGGAGCGGTATCCTCACCACGGCGGTCAAGGCTGACATGTTGGACAATCCCCGATGGGCCGATGAGGCCGCCAGATGGATGGGAAAGTTGAACTGTTTGCCTCTGGATATGCCTCTTGACCTGAGAAGGACAATTCACGCCTGCACCGACGTGACGGGTTTTGGTCTCGTGGGACACTGCCTGGATATGCTCTCGGCAGGTGATGTGGATTTGCTCCTGGATGTCTCGTCACTGCCAATCATGGGCGGGGTCCTGGAGCTCGCTGCCATGGGCTTGGTTCCAGCTGGTGCGTATAGGAACCGTGACCTGTATGGCGAACAGGTGACCGGTCTGAACTTTGCCGAGGAGAGGATAGACGTGTTGTTCGATCCCCAGACAAGCGGTGGTTTGCTTTTAGCGACGCCACCCGACGCTGTCGATCGGGTGATGGATCTGGCCCGGAACTCGGGCTGTGGGGAGTGTACACTCATCGGCCGTTTTGAGCAAGGCGATGGGGCGTTGAGGGTTACGGAAGGCATGTGA
- a CDS encoding YfcE family phosphodiesterase translates to MESIGVISDTHGDLYSWQKARKLWGDVELVLHAGDVLGHLGQEASDHLANEMNELPVPLLIARGNCDRDEDQERLRWPLLSPYVILWWHGRTIFMAHGQIFSQVRDWARAFSPSLVVTGHTHVASLVREGPTLYLNPGSASTPRGRDPAGVAIITRESVELVTLEGFQLHVERW, encoded by the coding sequence GTGGAGTCCATCGGTGTGATTTCCGATACGCATGGGGATCTGTACTCGTGGCAGAAGGCCCGAAAACTCTGGGGTGATGTGGAGTTAGTGCTTCATGCTGGTGACGTTTTGGGTCATTTAGGCCAAGAGGCATCGGATCACCTCGCCAACGAGATGAATGAACTCCCCGTCCCTCTGCTCATCGCCCGGGGAAATTGTGATCGAGATGAGGATCAGGAACGGCTTCGATGGCCGCTCCTGTCACCGTACGTGATTCTGTGGTGGCATGGTCGAACTATTTTCATGGCTCATGGTCAGATATTTTCTCAGGTGCGGGATTGGGCTCGGGCGTTTTCACCGTCCCTGGTGGTGACGGGCCATACCCATGTGGCTTCTTTGGTTCGTGAGGGGCCAACTTTATACCTGAATCCGGGTTCAGCCAGTACTCCTCGAGGACGTGATCCTGCTGGAGTTGCCATAATTACCCGAGAGTCGGTGGAGCTCGTTACCCTGGAGGGTTTTCAGCTTCATGTGGAAAGATGGTAA
- a CDS encoding chemotaxis protein CheW yields the protein MSPAQEKQKINEADMYAEDVRKGQEKIILVFGLNEENFGLDVRDIREIVRVPPVITRVPNAPSYIKGVINLRGTIVPVLDISIRIGSDSNEVTSESRIIVVEYSDVLFGILVDNVREVNTIYESQIEQVTDLESSVDQEFMRGVAKMDDGRLIVLLDLPGLFQIEVLVDER from the coding sequence ATGAGCCCCGCTCAGGAAAAGCAGAAGATCAACGAAGCGGATATGTACGCAGAGGATGTGAGGAAGGGGCAGGAGAAGATCATTCTGGTCTTCGGCCTGAACGAGGAGAATTTCGGTCTAGATGTTCGGGATATTCGGGAGATCGTCCGGGTTCCGCCCGTGATCACTCGTGTGCCGAATGCTCCAAGCTACATAAAGGGTGTGATCAATCTTCGTGGGACAATTGTTCCCGTTTTGGATATCTCGATCAGGATAGGCAGCGACTCCAACGAGGTGACGTCCGAGTCTCGGATTATCGTCGTGGAGTACTCGGATGTGCTTTTCGGTATCCTCGTGGACAACGTTCGGGAGGTCAATACGATCTATGAATCTCAGATTGAGCAGGTGACCGATCTGGAGTCTTCCGTGGATCAGGAGTTCATGCGTGGCGTCGCCAAGATGGATGACGGACGGCTTATCGTCCTTCTGGATTTGCCGGGCCTGTTTCAGATCGAGGTTCTGGTTGACGAGAGATAG
- a CDS encoding phosphatase, with translation MILVDLHTHSTCSDGTVSPQRLVELACRSSVAVLSLTDHDSVEGVPSFLAACQRHGVRGLAGVELSAEFPSTMHILGYGFDPGHAGFLHKLNDIRTMRNQRNYKIIDRLRSIGVDLSMEEVQAYSGGTVVARPHLARAMVERGYCATMRECFDRYLKRGAPGYVPRVRLSPQECIELIRSAGGLAVLAHPIQTARDIGDLRPIVKNLKDMGLWGLECVSAHHSPEWVFRYMELAGELGLFPTAGSDFHGANRPGVSLGVLVDDDFLPWARLGVSL, from the coding sequence ATGATCCTCGTTGACCTCCATACCCATAGCACTTGTTCCGATGGGACGGTCTCCCCTCAGAGGCTGGTCGAGCTGGCTTGTCGGTCATCAGTGGCTGTTCTCAGCCTGACAGATCACGATTCGGTAGAGGGGGTGCCGTCTTTTCTTGCTGCCTGCCAGCGGCATGGGGTTCGGGGGCTGGCAGGCGTGGAACTCTCCGCCGAATTTCCCTCGACGATGCATATCCTGGGATATGGCTTCGATCCTGGCCATGCCGGTTTTCTTCATAAGCTCAACGACATACGGACGATGAGAAATCAGCGAAATTACAAGATTATCGATCGTCTTCGGTCCATAGGTGTTGACCTGTCCATGGAGGAGGTACAGGCGTACTCGGGGGGGACGGTCGTTGCCCGTCCACATCTGGCTCGTGCGATGGTGGAGCGAGGATATTGTGCCACGATGAGAGAGTGTTTCGATCGGTACCTCAAGCGAGGGGCCCCGGGTTACGTTCCGAGGGTGCGACTTTCCCCACAGGAGTGTATTGAGTTGATCCGTTCGGCTGGAGGTCTGGCGGTTCTCGCACACCCGATCCAGACAGCCAGGGATATAGGCGATCTTAGGCCCATCGTGAAAAATCTCAAGGACATGGGACTGTGGGGACTTGAATGTGTTTCAGCTCATCATAGCCCTGAATGGGTGTTTCGGTACATGGAATTGGCCGGTGAGCTTGGCCTATTCCCCACGGCGGGGTCGGATTTTCATGGGGCTAATAGGCCGGGTGTGTCCCTTGGAGTGCTTGTCGACGACGATTTTCTGCCCTGGGCTCGACTCGGGGTTTCTCTGTAA